The following are from one region of the Cinclus cinclus chromosome 7, bCinCin1.1, whole genome shotgun sequence genome:
- the DHX32 gene encoding putative pre-mRNA-splicing factor ATP-dependent RNA helicase DHX32 → MEFLTFSPENHCFSELLDGSDGDEEEILVCGEDLELNPFDGLPYSSRYYRLMKEREELPIWKEKSTFMESLLHNQIVIVSGDAKTGKSSQVPQWCAERCLAVQPRRCVVCTQVLAQAAVALALRVADQMDVSLGHEVGYCVPLESCCTADTILRYCTDEMLQREMMSTPLLNSYGVIVLDDVHERTVATDALLGLLKDVLAARAELRLVILTAPQMCSSLQGFCGSVPVVRARGRHRAEAVFSCSIHRDPFQAALRLLLDIHHTKEKGDIVIFLACEQEIEKAYQMIRQKQSSLNPDLGELIPIPLYPTKQELTPKLTQDKQKCCKKYRRKVLLTTSSGESLIWTKNLTFVIDVGVEKRKVYNPRIRADSVLTQPISQSQAEVHKQILGMSPSGKIFCLYPEEFTYKEMKPQIPAKVQESNLTSLVLFLKRMDIAGFAHCDFISSPAPESLMQALEDLDYLAALDNNGNLSEFGIIMSEFPLDPQLSKSLLASCEFECVDEMLTIAAMVTAPSCFLQAPPGTEEIARSRWRRFSHPAGDHCTLINIFNSFKAATANPTQPDFSPEKWCRDYFLSCSALSMAEMIRAELVGIMKRIELPISEPDFGSEENLLSVKKALLSGYFMHIARDVDGSGNYLMLAHKQVAQLHPFSSYYNTRRIPEWVLFHEFIISEGNSIRVVSEISPHLFAELVPQYYFSNLPPSESKDILQEVINHLAPVSATKKEQKTASDSQENEEFPQTPTEQRCVIQ, encoded by the exons ATGGAGTTTTTAACCTTTTCTCCAGAGAACCACTGCTTTTCAGAATTACTCGACGGCAGCGATGGGGATGAAGAGGAAATACTTGTCTGTGGAGAAGATTTAGAGCTTAATCCTTTTGATGGCTTGCCTTACTCCTCCCGTTATTATAGACTgatgaaagagagagaagagcttccaatatggaaagaaaaaagtactttCATGGAAAGTTTGCTTCATAATCAAATAGTGATTGTGTCAGGAGATGCTAAGACTGGCAAGAGCTCCCAG GTGCCACAGTGGTGTGCCGAGCGCTGCCTGGCCGTGCAGCCCCGCAGGTGTGTGGTGTGCACTCAGGTGCTGGCCCAGGCCGCCGTGGCGCTGGCCCTGCGCGTGGCCGACCAGATGGACGTCAGCCTGGGCCACGAGGTGGGCTACTGCGTGCCcttggagagctgctgcacGGCTGACACCATCCTGAG GTACTGCACAGATGAGATGCTCCAGAGGGAAATGATGTCCACGCCCCTTCTGAACTCTTACGGTGTCATTGTCCTGGATGATGTGCACGAAAGGACCGTGGCAACAGATGCGCTGCTTGGCCTTCTGAAAGAtgtcctggcagccagggcagagctgaggctgGTGATCCTCACTGCCCCCCAGATGTGCAGCAGCCTGCAGGGTTTCTGTGGCAGCGTGCCCGTGGTCCGAGCGCGGGGCAGGCACCGCGCCGAGGCCGTGTTCTCCTGCAGCATCCACAGGGACCCCTTCCAGGCTGCTCTCAGGCTGCTCCTCGACATCCACCACACCAAGGAGAAGGGGGACATCGTCATCTTCCTGGCATGTGAGCAG GAAATTGAAAAAGCTTATCAGATGATCAGACAGAAACAATCCAGTTTAAACCCTGACCTTGGAGAACTCATCCCCATCCCTTTATACCCCACTAAACAAGAGCTGACTCCCAAATTAACTCAAGACAagcagaaatgctgcaaaaaatACAGGAGGAAAGTGCTACTCACCACCAGCTCTGGAGAATCTTTGATCTGGACTAAAAACTTGACTTTTGTCATCGATGTGGGTGTGGAGAAAAGAAAG GTGTACAATCCTAGAATCAGAGCAGACTCTGTTCTAACCCAGCCTATCAGCCAAAGTCAAGCAGAGGTGCATAAACAAATTCTGGGCATGTCTCCATCAG GGAAAATATTCTGCTTGTATCCTGAAGAATTTACATACAAGGAAATGAAGCCACAAATTCCAGCTAAAGTTCAGGAATCCAACCTCACCAGCTTGGTCCTGTTCCTGAAGAGGATGGACATAGCAGGCTTTGCACACTGTGACTTCATCAGCAGCCCAG CTCCTGAAAGCCTGATGCAGGCTTTGGAAGATCTGGATTATCTGGCAGCACTGGATAACAATGGAAACCTCTCTGAATTTGGGATTATTATGTCCGAATTCCCCCTGGATCCTCAGCTGTCCAAGTCACTGCTGGCTTCGTGTGAATTTGAGTGTGTGGATGAGATGCTCACCATTGCAGCCATGGTCACAG ctcccagctgcttcctgcAGGCCCCTCCTGGCACAGAGGAGATCGCTCGGAGCCGCTGGCGCCGCTTCTCCCACCCTGCAGGAGACCACTGCACCCTCATCAACATCTTCAATTCCTTCAAGGCAGCCACTGCCAACCCCACACAGCCAG ACTTCAGCCCTGAGAAATGGTGCCGTGATTatttcctgagctgctctgctctgagcatgGCAGAGATGATCCGAGCCGAGCTGGTGGGGATTATGAAGCGTATTGAACTTCCCATTTCAGAACCAGACTTTGGATCAGAAGAAAATCTACTAAGCGTTAAGAAAGCTCTTTTATCTGGTTACTTCATGCAT attgcTCGTGATGTGGATGGCTCAGGGAACTACTTGATGTTAGCACACAAACAGGtggcccagctccatcccttctcATCCTACTACAACACCAGGAGGATTCCAGAGTGGGTTTTATTCCACGAGTTCATCATCTCAGAGGGCAATTCCATCAGAGTTGTGTCTGAGATCTCCCCCCATCT ATTTGCAGAGCTGGTACCTCAGTATTATTTCAGCAATCTTCCTCCAAGTGAAAGCAAGGATATTCTGCAGGAAGTGATCAATCACTTGGCACCTGTTTCAGCCAcaaagaaggaacagaaaactGCCAGTGACAGCCAAGAAAATGAGGAATTTCCCCAAACTCCCACTGAGCAGAGATGTGTTATTCAGTGA
- the BCCIP gene encoding BRCA2 and CDKN1A-interacting protein, whose product MATPAKRRARGPAGEQGSHSGCGSSEGSDSGSEGSACSDSDSDSPIDEEVNIEFEAHSISDNDYNGIKKLLQQLFLKAPVNTAELTDILIQQNHIGSIIKQAEVQEDSSDDEDDDDDEVFGFISCLNLTERKGTQCAEQIKELLLSRCEQSCEQPVVEQLSKLLNDSTKPVGLILSERFINVPPQIALPMHQQLQKELTEAQRTNKPCGKCHYYLLISKTFAEATKSNSKRKEGRNQPKEELMFANAEEEFFHEKALLKFNYSVQEESDTCLGGRWSFDDVPMKPLRTVIVVPADGINGIMDKLKDYLSL is encoded by the exons ATGGCCACGCCGGCCAAGCGGCGGGCACGGGGCCCGGCCGGGGAGCAGGGCTCCCATAGCGGCTGCGGCAGCTCCGAGGGCTCCGACAGCGGCTCCGAGGGCTCGGCCTGCTCGGACTCGGACTCGGACTCGCCCATCGACGAG GAAGTGAATATTGAATTTGAAGCACATTCCATATCAGACAATGACTATAATGGGATAAAGAAGTTACTACAGCAG TTGTTTCTAAAAGCTCCTGTTAATACTGCTGAATTAACTGATATATTAATACAGCAGAACCACATTGGGAGTATTATCAAG caagcagaagtgcagGAAGACAGTAgtgatgatgaagatgatgatgatgatgaagtaTTTGGTTTTATAAGCTGCTTGAACTTAACAGAAAGGAAG GGCACCCAGTGTGCTGAGCAAATCAAAGAGCTGCTCCTGAGTCgctgtgagcagagctgtgagcagcCTGTGGTGGAGCAGCTGAGTAAACTCCTGAACGACAGCACAAAGCCTGTGGGGCTCATCCTGAGTGAAAGGTTCATCAATGTCCCTCCACAGATAGCCCTGCCCatgcaccagcagctcca gAAGGAGCTGACTGAGGCACAGAgaacaaacaaaccctgtggAAAGTGCCACTATTACCTCCTTATCAGCAAGACCTTTGCAGAAGCCACAAAGAGCAATTCTAAgaggaaagaagggagaaatCAGCCAAAGGAGGAATTAATGTTTGCAAATGCAGAGGAAGAATTCTTTCATGAG AAAGCCCTTCTGAAATTCAACTACTCTGTGCAAGAGGAAAGTGACACCTGTCTGGGTGGCAGATGGTCCTTTGATGATGTGCCAATGAAGCCTTTGAGGACAGTTATTGTAGTTCCAGCTGATGGAATTAATGGAATTATGGATAAACTCAAAGATTATCTCTCACTCTGA